Proteins from a genomic interval of Caulobacter rhizosphaerae:
- a CDS encoding tyrosine-type recombinase/integrase codes for MWFSDPEKHRNRMSDNAIATVAASDCVPFASLAKPLRDYAHAATSPSTRRAYESALREWQAWCASVDVAPLPADPAHVALYLTARAATLATSTLAKHLAAIRWSHTESGIVAPAHPDLDRVWAGIRRQHGRPPRKKRALRTEDLKTVLKRLPAGNAGVRDRALLLLGFSGALRRDELAQLAVDGPIGGEHRVVFVSDGVELHLGRTKGDQEGRGAVVAIPFGKSVCPVAALQAWISLAKIRDGALWLHIDKHDNILRSPIGEKAMVRIVKRAVSRAGFDPSQFAGHSLRRGFLTSAALGGASGDQLMRHARHKDVNTTMGYVEEAERFKKSAARKTGL; via the coding sequence TTGTGGTTCTCGGACCCTGAGAAACACAGGAATCGTATGTCCGACAACGCGATCGCCACGGTCGCGGCGTCTGACTGCGTCCCGTTCGCCAGCCTGGCCAAACCTCTTCGCGACTACGCCCATGCGGCGACGTCGCCGAGCACGCGGCGCGCATACGAAAGCGCTCTGAGGGAATGGCAGGCCTGGTGCGCCAGCGTCGACGTCGCCCCGCTTCCGGCGGACCCGGCCCACGTCGCCTTGTATCTGACCGCGCGCGCCGCCACGCTCGCGACGTCGACGCTGGCGAAGCATCTCGCGGCCATCCGCTGGTCGCACACGGAATCGGGAATTGTTGCGCCGGCGCATCCGGATCTGGACCGCGTCTGGGCGGGGATCCGCCGCCAGCACGGCCGGCCGCCCCGCAAGAAACGCGCGCTGCGCACCGAGGACCTGAAGACGGTTCTCAAACGCCTGCCGGCCGGCAACGCCGGCGTTCGCGATCGGGCGCTCCTGCTGCTGGGCTTCTCCGGCGCGCTGCGGCGCGACGAGCTGGCCCAGCTGGCGGTCGACGGCCCGATCGGCGGTGAACATCGCGTCGTCTTCGTGAGCGACGGCGTCGAACTCCACCTGGGCCGCACGAAAGGCGACCAGGAGGGGAGGGGCGCCGTGGTGGCGATCCCGTTCGGCAAATCGGTGTGTCCCGTGGCCGCCCTGCAGGCGTGGATCTCCCTGGCCAAGATCCGCGACGGCGCGCTCTGGCTGCACATCGACAAGCACGACAACATCCTGCGCTCGCCGATCGGCGAGAAGGCCATGGTCCGGATCGTCAAGCGCGCGGTCAGCCGCGCCGGCTTCGATCCCTCCCAGTTCGCCGGCCACAGCCTCCGCCGAGGCTTCCTCACCAGCGCCGCCCTGGGCGGGGCTTCCGGAGACCAGCTCATGCGCCACGCCAGGCACAAGGACGTCAACACGACGATGGGCTACGTCGAGGAGGCCGAGCGCTTCAAGAAGTCAGCGGCGCGGAAGACCGGCCTGTGA
- a CDS encoding DUF3164 family protein yields MAEGSEQLPPGVEEANGRRYMVKADGSLTPVDQVKEMDLLDDQLVREFHARAEALAKALGEFKAAAFDAVDARNGLLWDKYKTTPRGSKGNQSLSTYDGKLRILVQVADQISFGDELQVARDLITECVLDWGAESRSELVALVENAFRTNKAGQINRGALLSLLSLNITDAKWMRGMDAIRDSIRVEGSKRYIRFAERVGSDDHWIGVALDLANAKMPPPAAPAPLSSSKEPS; encoded by the coding sequence ATGGCCGAGGGTTCTGAACAGCTGCCGCCGGGCGTCGAGGAGGCCAACGGCCGCCGCTACATGGTCAAGGCCGACGGCTCGCTGACCCCCGTCGACCAGGTCAAGGAGATGGATCTCCTCGATGACCAGCTGGTGCGCGAGTTTCACGCCCGGGCCGAGGCCCTGGCCAAGGCCCTGGGCGAGTTCAAGGCCGCCGCTTTCGATGCGGTCGACGCCCGCAACGGCCTGCTCTGGGACAAGTACAAGACCACGCCCCGCGGCTCGAAGGGCAACCAGAGCCTTTCGACCTACGACGGCAAGCTCCGGATCCTCGTCCAGGTCGCCGACCAGATCTCGTTCGGCGACGAGCTGCAGGTCGCCCGCGATCTGATCACCGAATGCGTCCTGGACTGGGGCGCGGAAAGCCGCTCCGAGCTGGTCGCCCTTGTCGAGAACGCCTTCAGGACCAACAAGGCCGGCCAGATCAACCGCGGCGCCCTGCTGTCGCTGCTGAGTCTCAACATCACCGATGCCAAGTGGATGCGCGGCATGGACGCCATCCGGGACTCGATCCGGGTCGAGGGCAGTAAGCGCTACATCCGCTTCGCCGAACGCGTCGGGTCCGATGATCACTGGATCGGCGTCGCTCTCGACCTGGCCAACGCCAAGATGCCGCCGCCGGCGGCCCCGGCCCCACTCAGCAGCTCCAAGGAGCCTTCGTGA
- a CDS encoding DUF7681 family protein, with translation MAHPLEGTPDGHQAPQLGAAVSRFRATYRALTDEKKSLHDAIKAKAVEMEALFDLVKPGRYRSLGLTALEEAVMWTVKELTS, from the coding sequence ATGGCGCATCCCCTCGAAGGCACGCCCGACGGGCACCAGGCTCCACAGCTTGGCGCGGCCGTCTCCCGGTTCCGGGCCACTTACCGAGCCCTGACCGACGAGAAAAAGTCCCTCCACGACGCCATCAAGGCCAAGGCCGTCGAGATGGAAGCGCTGTTCGACCTGGTCAAGCCGGGCCGCTATCGCTCGCTGGGTCTCACCGCGCTGGAAGAGGCGGTGATGTGGACCGTCAAGGAACTGACCTCCTAG
- a CDS encoding terminase small subunit gives MSLTPKQAAFVREYLVDLNATQAAIRAGYSARTAASIGEENLRKPDIKAAIEAAMAERAKRTEITADRVVAELAKIGFSDIRDILRWETVTVDDDGGDAGGDQVEEAREEQPHGGALKRARKVSLVHLLGSDEIHDDAAAAISEIKQTAQGVSVKVHDKRAALVDLGRHLGMFKPVKVELTDPDGNSPFTSLMELIASGGRPRPGS, from the coding sequence ATGAGCCTGACGCCCAAGCAGGCGGCCTTCGTGCGCGAGTACCTGGTCGACCTGAACGCTACCCAGGCCGCCATTCGCGCCGGCTACAGCGCCAGGACGGCCGCGTCGATCGGCGAAGAGAACCTGAGAAAACCTGACATCAAGGCCGCGATCGAGGCCGCGATGGCCGAACGGGCCAAGCGAACCGAGATCACGGCGGACCGCGTCGTCGCCGAGCTGGCCAAGATCGGCTTCAGCGACATCCGCGACATCCTGCGATGGGAGACGGTCACGGTCGACGATGACGGAGGCGACGCCGGCGGCGACCAGGTCGAGGAAGCCCGGGAGGAGCAGCCGCACGGCGGCGCCCTCAAGCGGGCCCGCAAGGTGTCCCTGGTCCATCTCCTCGGTAGCGACGAGATCCACGACGACGCCGCCGCGGCGATCTCGGAGATCAAGCAGACCGCCCAAGGCGTGAGCGTGAAGGTGCACGACAAGCGCGCCGCCCTGGTCGATCTGGGCCGCCACCTGGGCATGTTCAAGCCGGTGAAGGTCGAGCTGACCGATCCAGACGGCAACAGCCCCTTCACCAGCCTTATGGAGCTGATCGCCAGTGGCGGCCGTCCCCGCCCAGGTTCTTGA
- a CDS encoding terminase, protein MAAVPAQVLEAFQSQAWRLNNLYWITDKDGVRVLFKMNWAQEQLLQELHFLNIILKARQLGFTTFIQIYMLDMAVFYPDTRCGVIAQTRPDAEAIFRDKIKFPYDNLPDRIKGASAIKRSNATELELTNNSLIRVGTSLRGGTLQFLHISEFGKICAKTPDKAREIVTGALNTIQAGQIAFIESTAEGQEGKFYEMCQLAQSKARMGTPLTPLDWKFHFFSWWREPAYEIDPAGVEIEPALVKYFDELEAEIGAQLRPGQCAWYAKKAEVQGADMKREFPSTPKEAFEAAIEGAYYGEQMARAELEGRIGRVPYDSRLPVETWWDLGMNDNMSIWFVQRHMMEVRVIDHYSNNGEGLAHYAAELNKRGYAYGRHIGPHDLEVRELGTGKSRKETAETLGIRPWEVAPKLEILDGIQAVRDLLPRCWFDREKCAEGLKALRSYRKDWDDKLGVWKSYPRHDWASHDADAFRTGAVAPDPRKASSGPLKRNIRGIV, encoded by the coding sequence GTGGCGGCCGTCCCCGCCCAGGTTCTTGAGGCCTTCCAGTCGCAAGCATGGCGGCTGAACAACCTCTACTGGATCACGGACAAGGACGGCGTCCGCGTCCTCTTCAAGATGAACTGGGCCCAGGAGCAGCTGCTCCAGGAGCTGCATTTCCTCAACATCATCTTGAAGGCCCGCCAATTGGGCTTCACCACCTTCATCCAGATCTACATGCTGGACATGGCGGTGTTCTACCCGGACACCCGGTGCGGGGTCATCGCCCAGACCAGGCCCGACGCCGAGGCCATCTTCCGGGACAAGATCAAGTTCCCATACGACAACCTGCCCGACCGGATTAAGGGCGCCTCGGCGATCAAGCGCTCCAACGCCACCGAGCTGGAGCTGACGAACAACAGTCTGATCCGGGTGGGCACGTCGCTTCGCGGCGGCACGCTGCAGTTCCTGCACATCTCCGAGTTCGGGAAGATCTGCGCCAAGACGCCCGACAAGGCCCGCGAGATCGTCACCGGGGCCCTGAACACCATCCAGGCCGGCCAGATCGCCTTCATCGAGAGCACCGCCGAAGGGCAGGAGGGCAAGTTCTATGAGATGTGCCAGCTGGCCCAATCCAAGGCGCGAATGGGTACGCCCCTGACGCCCCTGGACTGGAAGTTCCACTTCTTCAGCTGGTGGCGCGAGCCGGCCTACGAAATCGACCCCGCCGGCGTCGAGATCGAGCCGGCCCTGGTCAAGTACTTCGACGAGCTGGAGGCCGAGATCGGCGCCCAGCTGCGCCCGGGCCAGTGCGCCTGGTACGCCAAGAAGGCCGAGGTCCAGGGCGCGGACATGAAGCGCGAGTTTCCTTCGACGCCGAAGGAAGCTTTCGAGGCGGCCATCGAGGGCGCCTACTACGGCGAACAGATGGCCCGGGCCGAGCTCGAAGGCCGGATCGGCCGCGTGCCCTACGACTCCAGGCTCCCGGTGGAGACCTGGTGGGACCTGGGCATGAACGACAACATGTCGATATGGTTCGTCCAGCGCCACATGATGGAAGTGCGGGTCATCGACCACTACTCCAACAACGGCGAGGGCCTGGCGCACTACGCGGCCGAGCTGAACAAGCGCGGCTACGCCTACGGCCGCCACATCGGCCCGCACGATCTGGAGGTCCGCGAGCTGGGGACCGGCAAGTCTCGGAAGGAAACCGCCGAGACGCTTGGTATCCGGCCGTGGGAGGTCGCGCCGAAGCTGGAGATCCTGGACGGGATCCAGGCCGTTCGCGACCTGCTGCCGCGCTGCTGGTTCGACCGCGAGAAGTGCGCGGAGGGCCTGAAGGCGCTGCGCTCCTACCGCAAGGACTGGGACGACAAACTGGGCGTCTGGAAGTCCTACCCGCGCCACGACTGGGCGTCGCACGACGCCGACGCCTTCCGCACCGGCGCGGTCGCTCCGGATCCTCGCAAGGCCTCGTCGGGCCCGCTGAAACGCAACATCCGGGGGATCGTGTGA
- a CDS encoding methyltransferase domain-containing protein → MELLIGAGNRRDKVCYQPGNEAWTDLVTLDIDPRARPDVLHDLEVLPLPFADNQFSEIHASEVLEHTGRQGDWRFFFDQFAEFWRILEPGGVLCASCPSWRSVWAWADPGHTRVIAAETLVFLSQAAYAEQVGRTAMTDYRDRYRADFDVTWSQDDGESLKFVLTAVKPSRHPEADR, encoded by the coding sequence ATGGAACTCCTCATCGGCGCCGGCAATCGCCGCGACAAGGTCTGCTACCAGCCCGGCAACGAGGCCTGGACCGACCTGGTGACCCTGGACATCGATCCGCGGGCCCGTCCGGACGTGCTGCATGACCTGGAGGTCCTGCCGCTGCCGTTCGCCGACAACCAGTTCTCGGAGATCCACGCCTCGGAGGTGCTCGAGCACACCGGCCGCCAAGGCGACTGGCGCTTCTTCTTCGACCAGTTCGCCGAGTTCTGGCGGATCCTTGAGCCCGGCGGCGTGCTCTGCGCCTCCTGCCCCAGCTGGCGCTCGGTGTGGGCCTGGGCCGACCCGGGCCACACCCGGGTCATCGCGGCCGAGACCTTGGTTTTCCTGAGCCAGGCCGCCTACGCCGAGCAGGTCGGCCGCACGGCCATGACCGACTACCGCGACCGCTATCGCGCCGACTTCGACGTCACCTGGTCGCAGGACGACGGCGAGAGCCTGAAGTTCGTGCTGACGGCCGTCAAACCCTCCCGACATCCCGAGGCCGACCGATGA
- a CDS encoding portal protein — protein MAANTKDPKAISLLDLQAIVAAEIEDSKSYIDSQLAKDRNEASEYYRGAPFGDEEEGRSQAISRDVHDTVSAIMPSLMRIFFGPDKVVEFVPHGEEDVEMAEQATDYVNYIFTRDNPGFLILTAVFKDALVRKTGLTKWWWDDSEEVRTARYSGLTDEALTLLLEDLAGAEKADLVDSEQDADNLLSVTVKLTRKRDRVRVCAVPPEEFLIDRNARSIDDATFVAHRTMKTVSDLVAMGYDKDEVLEASEQGDELAYTPERLNRNPYSLSVGSTANPDEASRLVLYIESYPMVDTDGDGIAELVKVCTIGPTCNIVHWEHTESRNFADFCPDPEPHTFFGQSTADKTMDVQRVKSSLLRSALDSLSLAINPRTVVSEKQGGENVVADAMNTEIGAIIRSDDVTAVQPIVAPDVSPSAFQAMNYMDQIKEARTGMSRVALGLDPQALQNTTATAAAGQFGQAQQHIELIARIFAETGMVRMFRGILRLVVENQRQTRMVQLTGKKFVPMDPRGWRSDMDVIPNVGIGGGTDQERAQVLTLVLQKQEQILLTKPDNPMVGLDEYHYTLSKFLQLAGFKNPDAFFKDPKDAPPAAPQPPPPDPNLVKVQQQGQLEQLKASQAHELAQAQAAANAALQEQEAARKHELAVREMDGRLAIEEETNRRELELKERLLVSEMELKRREVAAKLGLDLLPAAIRPPADDDINTDAYSDVQPGGEPG, from the coding sequence ATGGCCGCTAACACCAAAGACCCGAAGGCGATCAGCCTCCTGGATCTCCAGGCGATCGTCGCGGCCGAGATCGAGGACTCCAAGTCCTACATCGACAGCCAGCTGGCCAAGGACCGCAACGAGGCCTCGGAATACTACCGGGGCGCGCCGTTCGGCGATGAGGAGGAGGGGCGTTCCCAGGCGATCAGCCGCGACGTGCACGACACCGTCAGCGCGATCATGCCCAGCCTGATGCGGATCTTCTTCGGGCCCGACAAGGTCGTTGAGTTCGTTCCGCACGGGGAAGAGGACGTGGAGATGGCCGAGCAGGCCACCGACTACGTCAACTACATCTTCACGCGCGACAACCCTGGCTTCCTGATCCTGACGGCGGTCTTCAAGGACGCCCTGGTCCGCAAGACCGGCCTGACCAAATGGTGGTGGGACGATTCCGAGGAGGTCCGGACCGCTCGTTACTCGGGCCTGACCGACGAGGCGTTGACCCTCCTCCTGGAGGACCTGGCCGGCGCCGAGAAGGCCGACCTGGTCGACTCCGAGCAGGACGCCGACAACCTGCTGTCGGTCACAGTCAAGCTGACCCGCAAGCGCGATCGCGTCCGGGTCTGCGCGGTGCCGCCCGAGGAGTTCCTGATCGATCGCAACGCGCGCTCGATCGACGACGCCACCTTCGTCGCGCACCGGACCATGAAGACCGTCTCCGACCTGGTCGCCATGGGCTACGACAAGGACGAGGTGCTCGAGGCCTCCGAGCAGGGCGACGAGCTGGCCTACACGCCAGAGCGGCTCAACCGGAACCCCTACAGCCTGTCGGTCGGCTCCACGGCCAATCCCGACGAGGCCAGCCGCCTGGTGCTCTACATCGAGAGCTACCCGATGGTGGACACCGACGGCGATGGCATCGCCGAGCTGGTGAAGGTCTGCACGATCGGCCCCACCTGCAACATCGTGCACTGGGAGCACACCGAGAGCCGCAACTTCGCGGACTTCTGCCCGGATCCGGAGCCGCACACCTTCTTCGGCCAGTCGACGGCCGACAAGACCATGGACGTCCAGCGCGTGAAGTCGTCGCTGCTGCGCTCGGCCCTGGACAGCCTGTCGCTGGCGATCAACCCCCGCACGGTCGTTAGCGAGAAGCAGGGCGGCGAGAACGTCGTCGCCGACGCCATGAACACCGAGATCGGCGCGATCATCCGCTCCGACGACGTGACGGCGGTCCAGCCCATCGTCGCTCCGGACGTCTCGCCCTCGGCCTTCCAGGCCATGAACTACATGGACCAGATCAAGGAAGCGCGGACGGGCATGTCGCGCGTCGCCCTGGGCCTCGATCCGCAGGCCCTGCAGAACACCACGGCCACGGCCGCCGCCGGCCAGTTTGGCCAGGCGCAGCAGCACATCGAGCTGATCGCCCGGATCTTCGCCGAAACCGGCATGGTCCGGATGTTCCGCGGGATCCTGCGCCTGGTCGTCGAGAACCAGCGCCAGACGCGCATGGTCCAGCTGACGGGCAAGAAGTTCGTCCCGATGGATCCGCGCGGCTGGCGTTCGGACATGGACGTCATCCCCAACGTCGGCATCGGCGGCGGGACCGACCAGGAGCGGGCCCAGGTCCTGACCCTGGTCCTGCAGAAGCAGGAACAGATCCTGCTCACCAAGCCCGACAACCCGATGGTGGGCCTGGACGAGTACCACTACACGCTCAGCAAGTTCCTGCAGCTGGCGGGCTTCAAGAACCCCGACGCCTTCTTCAAGGACCCCAAGGACGCGCCGCCGGCGGCGCCGCAGCCGCCTCCGCCCGATCCCAACCTGGTCAAGGTGCAGCAGCAAGGCCAGCTGGAGCAGCTGAAGGCCAGCCAGGCCCACGAGCTGGCCCAGGCGCAAGCGGCCGCGAACGCCGCGCTCCAGGAGCAGGAGGCCGCCCGCAAGCACGAGCTGGCCGTCCGCGAGATGGACGGGCGCCTGGCGATCGAGGAGGAGACGAACCGGCGCGAGCTGGAGCTGAAGGAACGGCTCCTGGTCTCGGAAATGGAGCTCAAGCGCCGCGAGGTCGCCGCCAAGCTGGGTCTCGACCTGCTGCCCGCCGCCATCCGGCCGCCGGCGGACGACGACATCAACACCGACGCCTATTCCGACGTCCAACCAGGTGGTGAGCCCGGATGA
- a CDS encoding DUF5309 domain-containing protein — translation MAIATNAFSTYAAKGIREDLSNTIFNISPVETPMLSNIGKRPVKAVQFDWQTDSLAAASTTNAILEGGDSTADVTNPTTRVANVTQISEKPWTITGTLEAVDKAGRKSEMAYQMAKKGKELKRDMEATITSSQVAVTGGSTTARKTAAFDSWLVTNTDNGNGATGDYAYTATPITARTVATAGNIRAFSENILKNIIKKQWTSGGQTKLLMVGPVNKQRTSGFTGIAEIRKDAGKGQATIVGAADIYVSDFGDVEVVPNRFMPEDRAYLMDPDYAKLGVLRPFFTEELAKSGDASKYHILTEYGLQVDNEAAHAVARDLQTT, via the coding sequence ATGGCCATCGCTACCAACGCGTTCTCGACCTATGCCGCCAAGGGCATCCGCGAGGACCTGTCCAACACCATCTTCAACATCTCGCCCGTCGAGACCCCGATGCTCTCGAACATCGGCAAGCGCCCGGTCAAGGCCGTCCAGTTCGACTGGCAGACCGACAGCCTGGCGGCAGCCTCGACCACGAACGCCATCCTGGAAGGCGGCGACAGCACCGCCGACGTCACCAACCCGACCACCCGGGTCGCGAACGTCACCCAGATCTCCGAGAAGCCCTGGACCATCACCGGGACCCTCGAAGCGGTCGATAAGGCCGGTCGCAAGTCCGAAATGGCCTACCAGATGGCCAAGAAGGGCAAGGAGCTGAAGCGGGACATGGAGGCGACGATCACCTCCAGCCAGGTGGCCGTCACCGGCGGCTCCACCACGGCCCGCAAGACGGCCGCCTTCGACAGCTGGCTGGTGACCAACACCGACAACGGCAACGGCGCCACGGGTGACTACGCCTATACGGCCACCCCGATCACCGCCCGCACGGTGGCGACCGCCGGCAATATCCGCGCCTTCAGCGAGAACATCCTGAAGAACATCATCAAGAAGCAGTGGACCTCCGGCGGTCAGACCAAGCTGCTGATGGTCGGCCCGGTGAACAAGCAGCGGACGTCGGGCTTCACCGGCATCGCCGAGATCCGCAAGGACGCCGGCAAGGGCCAGGCCACCATTGTCGGCGCCGCGGACATCTACGTCTCCGACTTCGGCGACGTGGAGGTCGTTCCCAACCGGTTCATGCCGGAGGATCGGGCCTACCTGATGGATCCGGACTACGCCAAGCTCGGCGTCCTGCGCCCGTTCTTCACCGAGGAGCTGGCTAAGTCGGGCGACGCCAGCAAGTACCACATCCTCACCGAGTACGGCCTGCAGGTCGAC